The Flavobacterium sp. IMCC34852 genome contains the following window.
GCCCAATCAACATTATCAAGATTATTAATGACTGTAGAAAACTACCCGAGTTTACAAGCAAATCAAGGTTTCTTGAAATTACAAGATGAAATTACAAGCATGGAAAATCAAATTTTAACAGCTAGAACACGTTATAATGAAGCGATTAAACCATATAATAACAATATTTTAACTTTCCCAAGAAATATCTTAGCCGGAATGTATGGTCTTAAAGAAAAACCATATTTCGAAGCTGTAGCAGGAGCAGAGAAAGCACCTGACGTTGAATTTAATTTTGACAAAAAAGAAGAGTCTAAATAATGTCTAAAGTAGAAGATTTTTTAACTCCGGAAGAAGAGCAAGAAATTGTTGAAGCTATTCGCGTGGCCGAAAAAAATACTTCGGGCGAAATTAGAGTACATCTTGAAAAACACACTTCCATCGATGCGTTTGAGCGCGCGATGGAAGTTTTTCATTTGTTGAAAATGGATGAAACCGAGTTGAAAAACGGGGTTTTGATATACTTGGCCGTAAAAGACAAAACCTTTGTGATTTGCGGCGACAAAGGCATCAACGATTTGGTACCGAATGATTTCTGGGATTGTACGCGTGATGTAATGGTAAAAAACTTTAAAGAAGGCCACTTCAAACAAGGTTTAATTGACGGTATTCTTCGCGCCGGAGAACAACTGCAAAAATACTTTCCTTATCAAGAAGGTGACACTAATGAATTGTCAAACGAAATATCAAAAGGATAAAATATGAAAATTCCAAACCTGAAAATTCCAAATTCCAATAGGGTTTTGAAATTAGTCATTCTTCTTTCCTTTTTTCTAAATAGTAATTCCGCTCTTTCTCAATATACCATTCCAAAAGTACCTGCTGAGCAAACTTCTGTTTACGACTATGCCGATGTGCTAAATCCTGACGAAGAAGCACAGTTGAAGGAAAAACTCATTCGCTATTCAGATTCTACAACTACACAAATTGTGGTAATTACCATCGAAAGTTTGCAGGGGGAAGATATTGGAATTTTAACTCCAAAATGGGGACAAGAATGGGGAATTGGCGGCAGCAAAGAAAACGATAATGGGGTAATTATTCTTTTGGCCAAAGCCGAGAGAAAAATATGGATTTCAGCGGGCTATGGTTTAGAAGACCGATTAACCGCCGGAATTGGAGGAGAAATCACCCGAAATATTATCATTCCCGAGTTCAAAGCCGGAAGTTATTACAAAGGTTTAGACAAAGGAACTGATGCTTTGTTTGATGTTTTCAAAGGCAAATATAAAGGCGAGAGAAAATCCAATAAAAAAAGTGGAGGATTTCCCTTTTTACCAATATTCATAATAATCATGGTCCTCATCTTCATTATTGCAAAAAACAAAGGCAATGGCGGTGGCGGAAACCACGGAAATCGTGGCGGTGG
Protein-coding sequences here:
- a CDS encoding TPM domain-containing protein; this translates as MKIPNLKIPNSNRVLKLVILLSFFLNSNSALSQYTIPKVPAEQTSVYDYADVLNPDEEAQLKEKLIRYSDSTTTQIVVITIESLQGEDIGILTPKWGQEWGIGGSKENDNGVIILLAKAERKIWISAGYGLEDRLTAGIGGEITRNIIIPEFKAGSYYKGLDKGTDALFDVFKGKYKGERKSNKKSGGFPFLPIFIIIMVLIFIIAKNKGNGGGGNHGNRGGGFDLADIIILSSLGRGGGGGFGGGSSGGGFGGGGFGGGFGGGGFSGGGSGGSW
- a CDS encoding LemA family protein, with product MRKFLPWIIIVVIILGIYAWSAGIYNKAMTYDQGIKEAWGNVNTAYQKRNDLIVNLVKSVQGQADYEKGTLEAVVKARAEASQTKIDPTNITPEQLEKFNNAQSTLSRLLMTVENYPSLQANQGFLKLQDEITSMENQILTARTRYNEAIKPYNNNILTFPRNILAGMYGLKEKPYFEAVAGAEKAPDVEFNFDKKEESK
- a CDS encoding TPM domain-containing protein, with amino-acid sequence MSKVEDFLTPEEEQEIVEAIRVAEKNTSGEIRVHLEKHTSIDAFERAMEVFHLLKMDETELKNGVLIYLAVKDKTFVICGDKGINDLVPNDFWDCTRDVMVKNFKEGHFKQGLIDGILRAGEQLQKYFPYQEGDTNELSNEISKG